In a single window of the Catenulispora sp. EB89 genome:
- a CDS encoding GNAT family N-acetyltransferase, whose protein sequence is MCQVSDIERPATAPEPEIRVATVDDVPRIVTLIESAYRGDSSRTGWTTEADLLDGQRTDEADVTEAVTDPASRMMVAESGADLVACCLVQHRETYAYFGMFAVSPKAQGGGLGKRVLTVAEQLARDEFGMSTMHMTVIRQRADLIDWYVRRGYRRTGEMKPFPYGDERFGKPRRDDLEFEVLIKDLAA, encoded by the coding sequence ATGTGTCAGGTGAGCGACATTGAGCGACCGGCCACCGCCCCCGAGCCGGAGATCCGCGTGGCGACGGTCGACGACGTGCCCCGGATCGTCACCCTGATCGAGTCCGCCTACCGCGGCGACTCCAGCCGCACGGGATGGACGACCGAGGCGGACCTGCTCGACGGCCAGCGCACCGACGAGGCCGACGTCACCGAGGCGGTGACCGACCCGGCCAGCCGCATGATGGTCGCCGAGTCCGGCGCGGACCTGGTCGCGTGCTGCCTGGTGCAGCACCGGGAGACGTACGCCTACTTCGGCATGTTCGCCGTCAGCCCGAAGGCGCAGGGCGGCGGGCTGGGCAAGCGCGTGCTGACGGTCGCCGAGCAGCTGGCGCGCGACGAGTTCGGCATGAGCACGATGCACATGACCGTCATCCGGCAGCGGGCCGACCTGATCGACTGGTACGTGCGCCGCGGATACCGGCGCACCGGGGAGATGAAGCCGTTCCCTTACGGCGACGAGCGATTCGGCAAGCCACGTCGAGACGATCTCGAATTCGAAGTGCTCATCAAGGATCTGGCGGCCTGA